Part of the Deltaproteobacteria bacterium genome, TTATGTTTTTCCTGGCGGCACCGTGCATCGCGATGATTTTTCAGCCAATACCTTGGGGCGCTGCCGCGCGCTTACGGGCGACGACGCGCGTAAAATTCTCGGCAGCCGGCACGAACCGGATGAGGCACTCGGCCACTGGGTGGCGGTGGTGCGCGAGCTGTTCGAGGAAGTAGGGATATTGCTTTGCGTGAACGAAGCCGGCGACGAGATCGATTTCAGCGCTGCCGCGACCAAGGAGCGGATCGAACAGCAGCGCCAAGCGATCGTTAAGAAGCAGTTGGACTTCGGCAAATTTCTCGAGTCGGAAGATTTGTTCTGCGATTTGTCCCGGGCGGTTTACTTCGATCACTGGGTGACGCCGGAGATTTATTCCATGCGCTTCGACACGCGCTTTTACGTCGCGGTTTTGCCGCCGTCGCAAATTCCGTTGGCGCGCTCGGAAGAAGTCACTCATAGTTTGTGGATCAAACCGCTGGACGCGCTTTCACGTATCGACCGCCATGACTTTCCGATCTTGCCGCCGACCACCACGGTGTTGCATGAGCTTGGTCGCCTTTCTTCGTGGCAGGCGCTGCGCGCGCGCTTCGGCGTCGACTGACAAATTCCAATATTGAATTGCCAAGGCTTTCGGATATATTGACCGGGTCGTTCCAATCGAACGATTAATTTTTTACGAGAGGAGCAAAACATCATGATTGAAGTTGGCAAACAAGCGCCTGATTTCGAGTTGGTCAGCCATTTGGCGGGAACCAAATTTGGCCTGGCCCAATTCAAAGGCCAGAAAAATGTCATGTTGGTGTTCTATCCCCTGGATTGGACACCCACTTGAAGCAAGGAGGTGCCTGGACTCGAGGCTCTCAAGAGCGAGTTTCAGGCATGCGACACCCAAGTGTTGGGTGTGAGTGTCGATAGCAGATTTTCCCATGATAATTGGGCGAAGTCTTTGGGCGGCGTGTCTTTTCCGCTGTTGCAAGATTTCCATCCCAAGGGCGATGTGGCAGCGAAGTACGGCGCATTTCTTTCAGAGAAAGGCATCACCGATCGCGCGACTGTAATCGTCGACAAGCAAGGCGTGGTGCGCTACGCCGTATCCGTGGGTCCAGCAGTCGAACGCAACCCGAAGGATCTGTTGGCCGAGTGCCAGAAGGTCAGCAAGGGCTAACCAGAA contains:
- a CDS encoding redoxin domain-containing protein, whose amino-acid sequence is MPGLEALKSEFQACDTQVLGVSVDSRFSHDNWAKSLGGVSFPLLQDFHPKGDVAAKYGAFLSEKGITDRATVIVDKQGVVRYAVSVGPAVERNPKDLLAECQKVSKG
- a CDS encoding redoxin domain-containing protein, coding for MIEVGKQAPDFELVSHLAGTKFGLAQFKGQKNVMLVFYPLDWTPT